From Cellulosimicrobium cellulans, the proteins below share one genomic window:
- a CDS encoding NAD(P)-dependent oxidoreductase: MKILVPSTIALDVHAGPGDAVVRYDAAAPFRPEDADAEVLVTWANTPANLADAAARLTRLRWVQTLAAGPDAVLAAGFGPEVTVTSGRSLHDGPVAEHALALVLAAVRRLDVLGAAQRERRWDTAVNRAQADPATAARYTLDGARVTIWGFGSIAARLAPLLAALGADVTGVASARGERHGFPVVTDDDLPDVLATTDVLVSLLPALDATRHAFDAVRIDQLPDHAVFVNVGRGATVDEDALVAALRDGRLGGAALDVTETEPLPETSPLWDAPRLILTPHVAGNRPQRASDLVNANLDALRTGRELRNVVPR, encoded by the coding sequence TTGAAGATCCTCGTGCCCAGCACCATCGCCCTCGACGTGCACGCCGGGCCGGGCGACGCCGTCGTCCGCTACGACGCCGCCGCGCCGTTCCGTCCCGAGGACGCCGACGCCGAGGTCCTCGTGACGTGGGCGAACACCCCCGCGAACCTCGCGGACGCTGCCGCGCGGCTCACGCGCCTGCGCTGGGTCCAGACGCTCGCAGCGGGCCCGGACGCGGTGCTGGCCGCCGGGTTCGGGCCCGAGGTGACGGTCACGTCGGGCCGGTCGCTGCACGACGGCCCCGTCGCCGAGCACGCGCTCGCCCTCGTCCTCGCGGCGGTACGGCGGCTCGACGTCCTCGGGGCGGCGCAGCGCGAGCGCCGCTGGGACACCGCCGTGAACCGGGCGCAGGCCGACCCCGCGACCGCCGCGCGGTACACGCTCGACGGCGCGCGCGTGACGATCTGGGGGTTCGGCTCGATCGCGGCGCGGCTCGCCCCGCTGCTCGCCGCCCTGGGCGCCGACGTGACCGGCGTCGCGAGCGCGCGCGGCGAACGCCACGGGTTCCCTGTCGTGACCGACGACGACCTGCCGGACGTCCTCGCGACGACCGACGTCCTCGTCTCCCTGCTGCCCGCCCTCGACGCGACGCGGCACGCGTTCGACGCGGTCCGGATCGACCAGCTCCCCGACCACGCGGTCTTCGTCAACGTCGGCCGCGGTGCCACGGTCGACGAGGACGCGCTCGTCGCGGCGTTGCGCGACGGCCGCCTCGGCGGCGCCGCGCTCGACGTCACGGAGACCGAGCCCCTGCCGGAGACGTCACCCCTGTGGGACGCGCCCCGCCTGATCCTCACCCCGCACGTCGCGGGCAACCGCCCCCAGCGCGCCTCGGACCTCGTGAACGCCAACCTCGACGCGCTCCGCACGGGCCGCGAGCTCCGCAACGTCGTCCCCCGCTGA
- the mutM gene encoding bifunctional DNA-formamidopyrimidine glycosylase/DNA-(apurinic or apyrimidinic site) lyase, which yields MPELPEVETVRDGLDRHVLGSRVVDVEVLRDYSVRRHDGGPADFRDQLLGQRLDAAVRRGKFLWLPLVPGGPTGGPDDGPAAALLAHLGMSGQLLVRSGPGLGERSPHLRVRLVLEPDGAGPAGALALDFVDQRTFGHLSVQDLVPTPDGAPGGLGSDLAAVPGPVAHIGRDLLDPALRRDDVVDAIRRRRTGVKRALLDQTVVSGVGNIYADEALWRARLHFARATDTLRRPEAHRLLDAAAEVMTEALAQGGTSFDALYVNVNGQSGYFSRSLAVYGQEGEPCPRCGTPVRRDEFMNRSSYTCPRCQPRPRNGRW from the coding sequence GTGCCTGAGCTGCCCGAGGTCGAGACCGTCCGCGACGGCCTCGACCGCCACGTGCTGGGCTCGCGGGTCGTCGACGTCGAGGTGCTGCGCGACTACAGCGTGCGGCGCCACGACGGCGGCCCGGCCGACTTCCGGGACCAGCTCCTCGGCCAGCGGCTCGACGCCGCCGTGCGCCGCGGCAAGTTCCTCTGGCTCCCGCTCGTGCCCGGCGGGCCGACGGGTGGGCCCGACGACGGCCCCGCGGCCGCGCTGCTGGCCCATCTCGGGATGTCGGGCCAGCTCCTGGTGCGCTCGGGGCCCGGCCTCGGGGAGCGGTCGCCGCACCTGCGCGTGCGCCTCGTGCTCGAGCCCGACGGCGCCGGCCCGGCGGGCGCGCTCGCGCTCGACTTCGTCGACCAGCGCACGTTCGGGCACCTGTCCGTCCAGGACCTCGTGCCCACGCCCGACGGCGCCCCGGGCGGCCTCGGCTCCGACCTCGCCGCGGTGCCCGGCCCGGTCGCGCACATCGGTCGCGACCTCCTCGACCCCGCCCTGCGGCGCGACGACGTCGTGGACGCGATCCGCCGTCGTCGGACCGGCGTGAAGCGCGCGCTGCTCGACCAGACGGTCGTGTCCGGGGTGGGCAACATCTACGCCGACGAGGCGTTGTGGCGCGCCCGCCTGCACTTCGCGCGCGCCACGGACACGCTGCGCCGCCCGGAGGCGCACCGCCTGCTCGACGCCGCCGCCGAGGTGATGACGGAGGCGCTCGCGCAGGGCGGCACGAGCTTCGACGCGCTCTACGTCAACGTCAACGGGCAGTCCGGCTACTTCTCGCGCTCGCTCGCGGTGTACGGGCAGGAGGGCGAGCCGTGCCCGCGCTGCGGCACGCCGGTGCGCCGCGACGAGTTCATGAACCGCTCGTCCTACACGTGCCCGCGCTGCCAGCCGCGCCCCCGCAACGGCCGCTGGTAG
- the rnc gene encoding ribonuclease III, which translates to MAPAAPASGLLEKLGVHLDPELLVLALTHRSFAHENGGIPTNERLEFLGDTVLGLVVTETLYRRHPDLSEGELAKMRAATVSQKSLAAIARRLGLGQYVLLGKGEIRTRGNDKDSILSDTVEAIIGAVYLSHGLEPARGLVLRLVEPTLAAAAGLGAGLDWKTSLQEAAAAAGLSAPSYSSDAVGPDHARVFTSYVHLDGRLYGTGSGTAKKYAEQEAAERAYRALATERAEPEPSDERATTTVEAAEDAGA; encoded by the coding sequence GTGGCACCGGCTGCACCGGCATCCGGTCTTCTCGAGAAGCTCGGGGTCCATCTGGACCCCGAGCTTCTCGTGCTTGCGCTCACGCACCGGTCGTTCGCGCACGAGAACGGCGGCATCCCCACGAACGAGCGTCTCGAGTTCCTCGGTGACACCGTCCTGGGCCTCGTCGTCACGGAGACCCTCTACCGCCGCCACCCCGACCTGTCCGAGGGCGAGCTCGCCAAGATGCGGGCGGCGACCGTCTCCCAGAAGTCGCTCGCCGCGATCGCGCGCCGGCTCGGCCTGGGGCAGTACGTGCTGCTCGGCAAGGGCGAGATCCGCACGCGCGGCAACGACAAGGACTCGATCCTGTCGGACACGGTCGAGGCGATCATCGGCGCGGTCTACCTGAGCCACGGGCTCGAGCCCGCACGGGGCCTCGTGCTCCGGCTCGTCGAGCCGACGCTGGCGGCCGCCGCGGGGCTCGGCGCCGGGCTCGACTGGAAGACGTCGCTCCAGGAGGCGGCCGCGGCCGCGGGGCTGAGCGCGCCCTCCTACTCGAGCGACGCCGTCGGGCCGGACCACGCGCGCGTCTTCACCTCGTACGTGCACCTCGACGGCCGGCTCTACGGGACCGGCAGCGGCACCGCGAAGAAGTACGCCGAGCAGGAGGCCGCCGAGCGCGCCTACCGTGCCCTGGCGACCGAGCGCGCGGAGCCGGAGCCGTCCGACGAGCGTGCGACCACGACGGTGGAGGCGGCCGAGGACGCCGGTGCCTGA
- the rpmF gene encoding 50S ribosomal protein L32, producing MAVPKRKMSRSNTRARRSQWKTTAANLTTCPQCKGDKLSHAACPTCGTYKGRQYAEALRTEHAG from the coding sequence GTGGCTGTTCCGAAGCGCAAGATGTCGCGCAGCAACACCCGTGCGCGTCGTTCGCAGTGGAAGACGACCGCCGCGAACCTCACCACCTGCCCGCAGTGCAAGGGCGACAAGCTGTCGCACGCGGCGTGCCCGACGTGCGGTACCTACAAGGGCCGCCAGTACGCCGAGGCGCTGCGCACCGAGCACGCAGGCTGA